In Ensifer adhaerens, a single window of DNA contains:
- a CDS encoding ABC transporter permease, with protein sequence MTVGSTATGASHSKRTDMNFAQVYRKYGTILIFVGICILASLLSPTFLTEANLTNVLRQVVVVSLLACGVTFIIILGHIDVSLGSVLALAGVMAASVMAMTGSITLAVIAGILVGAVTGLINGLVITFFRIPSFIMTLATTTVARGLALLYTGGSPISGLGDFKLIGQGSIGPFPISVLILVIFVAISWVLLNKTKFGRYVYAVGGNQRAALASGINPDSIVIKAFIFNGILCAVAGIVLMSRINSGQPAAGVGYEFDAITAVVVGGTSLMGGTGTITGTIIGSMIIGVINNILNLMNVSSYWQQIIKGLIIAIAVILDVWTKSARTKKKA encoded by the coding sequence ATGACCGTCGGCAGCACCGCCACAGGTGCCAGCCATTCCAAGAGGACCGACATGAACTTCGCGCAGGTCTATCGCAAGTATGGCACGATCCTGATCTTCGTCGGGATTTGCATCCTGGCCTCGCTGCTAAGTCCGACCTTTCTGACCGAAGCGAACTTGACCAACGTGTTGCGCCAGGTCGTGGTCGTCAGTCTGCTCGCCTGCGGCGTCACCTTCATCATCATTCTCGGCCATATCGACGTCTCGCTCGGCTCGGTTCTGGCGCTCGCCGGTGTGATGGCGGCAAGCGTCATGGCGATGACGGGGAGCATCACACTGGCTGTCATCGCAGGCATTCTCGTTGGTGCGGTGACTGGCCTTATCAACGGCCTCGTCATCACCTTCTTCCGCATTCCGTCCTTCATCATGACGCTTGCGACGACCACGGTGGCGCGCGGTCTTGCGCTCCTCTACACCGGCGGTTCGCCGATCTCGGGTCTTGGCGATTTCAAGCTGATCGGCCAGGGCTCGATCGGCCCCTTTCCGATCTCGGTCCTCATCCTCGTCATCTTCGTCGCGATCTCCTGGGTGCTTCTGAACAAGACGAAGTTCGGGCGCTATGTCTATGCGGTTGGCGGCAACCAGCGGGCAGCGCTTGCTTCGGGCATCAATCCCGACAGCATTGTCATCAAGGCCTTCATCTTCAACGGCATCCTTTGCGCCGTCGCCGGTATCGTCTTGATGTCCCGCATCAATTCCGGTCAGCCGGCCGCCGGCGTCGGCTACGAGTTCGACGCGATCACCGCGGTCGTCGTCGGCGGCACCAGCCTGATGGGCGGGACGGGCACGATCACCGGGACGATCATCGGCTCGATGATCATCGGCGTCATCAACAACATCCTCAATCTCATGAATGTCAGCTCCTACTGGCAGCAGATCATCAAGGGTCTGATCATCGCAATCGCCGTGATCCTCGATGTCTGGACGAAATCGGCCCGCACGAAAAAGAAGGCCTGA
- a CDS encoding sugar ABC transporter substrate-binding protein, translating into MKSIVKLALACAVSVAALSASAFAADKFVVGYANMADTDVFVMARKTAFIEAAKADPDVEINFTDANNDISKQLDQIDNLIAQKVNAIVVVPVDFEGIVPGVEKANEAGIPVIALGIQSAGGKSTFVGSKNIDAGRMQGEFMKEKLPKDAKILYLQGTPGLYHSQERLKGFEEALQRPDVTVLANLSGNYDRAEGMKVTEDWVQSFPQFDAIVAANDQMALGALQALQAADRLKGVMISGVDGTKDALNAIKAGEMSQSIFQNAAGQATAAFEVVETIKKGEEPPAEKLVPFESITAENVDKYMN; encoded by the coding sequence ATGAAATCGATCGTGAAACTTGCCCTGGCCTGCGCGGTCTCCGTCGCAGCGCTTTCCGCCTCTGCCTTCGCCGCGGACAAATTCGTCGTCGGCTATGCCAACATGGCCGATACGGATGTCTTCGTCATGGCGCGCAAGACCGCCTTTATCGAAGCCGCCAAGGCCGATCCGGATGTCGAGATCAACTTCACCGACGCCAACAACGATATCTCCAAGCAACTCGACCAGATCGACAACCTGATCGCCCAGAAGGTGAATGCGATCGTCGTGGTGCCGGTTGATTTCGAAGGCATCGTTCCCGGGGTCGAGAAGGCCAATGAAGCCGGTATTCCGGTAATCGCGCTCGGTATCCAGTCCGCCGGCGGGAAATCGACTTTCGTCGGTTCGAAGAACATCGATGCCGGCCGCATGCAAGGCGAGTTCATGAAGGAGAAGCTGCCGAAGGATGCCAAGATCCTCTATCTGCAAGGCACGCCCGGCCTCTACCATTCGCAGGAGCGTTTGAAGGGCTTTGAAGAAGCGCTGCAGCGTCCTGACGTCACGGTACTCGCCAATCTTTCCGGCAACTATGACCGTGCCGAGGGCATGAAGGTTACGGAAGACTGGGTCCAGAGCTTCCCGCAGTTTGATGCCATCGTCGCTGCCAATGACCAGATGGCGCTCGGCGCCCTGCAGGCCCTCCAGGCGGCCGACCGTCTGAAAGGCGTGATGATCTCAGGCGTCGACGGCACGAAGGACGCGCTTAATGCGATCAAGGCCGGCGAGATGTCGCAATCGATCTTCCAGAACGCCGCGGGCCAGGCAACTGCCGCCTTTGAGGTCGTCGAAACGATCAAGAAGGGCGAGGAGCCGCCGGCCGAGAAGCTCGTGCCGTTCGAGTCGATCACCGCCGAAAACGTCGACAAGTACATGAACTAG
- a CDS encoding sugar phosphate isomerase/epimerase family protein — protein MKMSLVTDILGYLPFEEMLDTVSGLGFEAVELGCGNWSKASHLRLDELLASEAARTAYLDALKRRDLSISALNCSGNQLHPGPSGAAHRAVVEKTFRLAEKLGVNTVVMMSGCPGGTPKDELPNWITHVILPEHEQALDYQWNEVLIPYFQKAGTLAKECGIRIAIENLGATMIHNPANMLRLREHVDPVVGMNFDPSHHMWMGGDPIAAVRLLGDAIHYMHAKDVRLERTLAEANGLIDTYWINDVAKRSWNYVALGHGHDVQWWKEFFAVARLIGYDGPVSLEMEDAGMEPIVGVKKSLATLKLALPRDL, from the coding sequence ATGAAAATGAGCCTTGTGACCGATATCCTCGGTTATCTCCCCTTCGAGGAGATGCTGGACACGGTGTCTGGACTGGGTTTCGAGGCCGTGGAGCTTGGGTGTGGCAACTGGTCGAAGGCCTCGCATCTGCGTTTAGACGAACTGCTTGCGAGTGAAGCTGCGCGGACCGCCTATCTCGACGCTCTGAAGCGGCGCGACCTTTCGATCTCGGCACTCAATTGCTCCGGCAACCAACTTCATCCAGGCCCTTCGGGTGCCGCACATCGCGCAGTGGTCGAAAAGACCTTCCGGCTTGCCGAAAAGCTCGGCGTCAACACCGTGGTGATGATGTCCGGTTGCCCCGGCGGCACGCCGAAGGACGAGCTTCCGAACTGGATCACCCACGTCATCCTGCCCGAGCACGAACAGGCGTTGGACTATCAGTGGAACGAAGTTCTGATCCCCTATTTCCAGAAGGCGGGCACGCTTGCGAAGGAGTGCGGGATCCGCATCGCGATCGAAAACCTCGGCGCGACGATGATCCATAACCCGGCGAACATGCTGCGCCTGCGCGAGCACGTGGACCCGGTGGTCGGCATGAACTTCGACCCAAGCCACCACATGTGGATGGGTGGCGATCCGATCGCGGCCGTGCGCCTGCTGGGCGATGCCATCCATTACATGCACGCCAAGGACGTCCGGCTGGAGCGCACGCTCGCTGAGGCCAACGGACTGATCGACACCTACTGGATCAACGACGTCGCGAAACGCTCCTGGAACTACGTTGCTCTCGGCCACGGCCACGATGTGCAGTGGTGGAAGGAGTTTTTCGCCGTGGCGCGTCTCATTGGCTACGACGGTCCGGTCAGCCTGGAGATGGAAGACGCCGGCATGGAGCCGATCGTCGGCGTGAAGAAGTCGCTTGCCACCCTGAAACTCGCGCTGCCGCGCGACCTCTAA
- a CDS encoding Gfo/Idh/MocA family protein — protein MTLKIGVIGTGAIGQEHIERLHNRLVGSTVVAVNDINLDQARAVAVRLTPAARVHETGQGVVSDPNVDAVVVTSWGPTHEEFVLASIAAGKPVFCEKPLATTAAACLNIVNAEVASGRHFVQVGFMRRYDKGYRLLKAQIDNGNLGAPLMVHCAHRNPSVPEVYAGDMAITDSFVHEIDVLRWLLDDDYVSAQVILPKKTRHSRADLDDPHMILLETAKGIRIDVEVFVNCPYGYDIQCQVVGEDGVGYLPEPMSVLTRKDARLSHEILQDWKLRFIDSYDVELQEWIEAVKIGEVWGPTAWDGYFASVTAEACVEAKHSGRIVPIKIGQRPAFYDRKPKRAAA, from the coding sequence ATGACCCTCAAAATCGGTGTTATCGGCACTGGCGCCATCGGCCAGGAACATATCGAACGGCTTCACAACCGCCTCGTCGGATCGACGGTCGTCGCGGTCAACGACATCAACCTCGATCAGGCTCGGGCGGTTGCTGTGCGCCTGACGCCGGCTGCACGCGTCCATGAAACGGGGCAGGGGGTGGTTAGCGATCCCAATGTCGATGCTGTGGTCGTCACCTCCTGGGGGCCGACGCACGAGGAATTCGTGCTCGCCTCGATCGCTGCCGGCAAGCCGGTCTTCTGCGAGAAGCCTCTTGCCACCACGGCCGCGGCTTGCCTCAACATCGTCAACGCGGAGGTCGCAAGCGGTCGTCATTTCGTCCAGGTCGGTTTCATGCGACGCTATGACAAGGGGTATCGCCTGCTCAAGGCTCAGATCGACAACGGCAATCTCGGGGCACCGCTGATGGTGCATTGTGCACATCGCAATCCGAGCGTTCCCGAGGTCTACGCCGGCGACATGGCGATCACCGACAGCTTCGTCCACGAGATCGACGTGCTACGCTGGCTGCTCGACGACGACTATGTTTCCGCCCAGGTGATCCTGCCGAAGAAGACGCGGCATTCCCGGGCCGATCTCGACGACCCCCACATGATCCTGCTGGAGACCGCGAAGGGTATCCGTATCGACGTCGAGGTCTTCGTCAATTGCCCCTACGGCTACGACATTCAATGCCAGGTCGTCGGCGAAGACGGCGTCGGCTATCTGCCGGAGCCGATGAGCGTGCTGACCCGCAAGGACGCCAGGCTTTCCCATGAGATTCTCCAGGACTGGAAGCTGCGCTTCATCGACAGCTACGACGTCGAACTCCAGGAATGGATCGAAGCGGTGAAGATTGGCGAGGTCTGGGGCCCGACCGCTTGGGACGGCTATTTCGCCTCCGTGACGGCGGAAGCCTGCGTTGAGGCGAAACACTCCGGTCGGATTGTGCCGATCAAAATCGGACAGCGCCCCGCATTTTATGACCGGAAGCCGAAAAGAGCGGCGGCTTGA
- a CDS encoding sugar phosphate isomerase/epimerase family protein has translation MKIALDPHMHRHLPLDQLCRKAAELGYDHIELSPRDDFLPWWVRPRAHKERVREFKKALNDHGVKLASLLPMYRWASPHEDERQAAVRYWKEAIRIAVEMDCDTMNSEFGRGPSPDRGHRSSCCGGMHTHEHSEAAWWRSIEELVPVFEKEGVTLNMEPHPEDWCETLHPAIDMLKTIDSDKVKFLYCAPHTFYFGDNMAQMIRDAGPLINHVHVADTYNHKASSGLRYIINPPGAKVTIHQHMDMYQGEIDWDVFFSTLAEVGFDGIVTACVFGWEERADASGRFMRSEIQKYVYKYFKK, from the coding sequence ATGAAAATCGCACTCGACCCCCACATGCATCGCCATCTGCCGCTCGACCAACTGTGCCGCAAGGCGGCAGAACTCGGCTACGACCATATCGAGCTATCGCCGCGAGACGACTTCCTCCCGTGGTGGGTGCGTCCGCGCGCCCACAAGGAACGCGTTCGCGAGTTCAAGAAAGCGCTCAATGACCATGGCGTCAAACTCGCGTCCCTCTTGCCCATGTATCGCTGGGCTAGTCCACATGAAGACGAGCGCCAGGCAGCCGTTCGCTACTGGAAGGAGGCGATCCGGATTGCCGTCGAGATGGACTGCGACACGATGAATTCGGAGTTCGGTCGCGGCCCCTCGCCGGATCGCGGTCACCGCTCGAGCTGCTGCGGCGGCATGCACACGCATGAGCACAGCGAAGCGGCCTGGTGGCGCTCGATCGAGGAGCTGGTTCCCGTCTTTGAGAAGGAAGGCGTGACGCTCAACATGGAACCGCATCCGGAGGACTGGTGCGAAACACTGCATCCGGCAATCGACATGCTGAAGACGATTGACTCCGACAAAGTGAAGTTCCTCTATTGCGCGCCGCACACCTTCTATTTCGGTGACAACATGGCGCAGATGATCCGCGACGCCGGACCTCTGATCAACCATGTCCATGTCGCCGACACCTATAACCACAAGGCATCGTCGGGCCTGCGCTACATCATCAATCCGCCCGGTGCGAAGGTGACGATCCACCAGCATATGGACATGTACCAGGGCGAGATCGACTGGGACGTCTTCTTCTCGACGCTTGCGGAAGTCGGCTTCGACGGCATCGTGACGGCCTGCGTCTTCGGCTGGGAGGAGCGGGCTGATGCCTCGGGGAGGTTCATGCGTTCCGAGATCCAGAAGTACGTCTACAAGTATTTCAAGAAGTAG
- a CDS encoding Gfo/Idh/MocA family oxidoreductase, translated as MRIGLVGYGTGGRHFHAPFIAAARGVELAGVVARAPETIAGVRTDLPDVPIYLSLSAMIKAGGIDAVTVTTPPQTRRELVLEAIDAGLHVVADKPFAPSAEAGRELDLAAKRRGIVLGVFHNRRLDADVLTLRKVLLSGRLGRLWRIHSRMDLDDPHTLEAGPTGGLLRDLGSHLVDQMLWLLGPAQSVTAHWDLVERAEGQTDASFVLAIAHASGVHSHLSASKLNRLAVREFRAYGAEGSYVSSGTDVQAQAIFAGKRPADDLEAWGYEAPDLWGTLRTAEVSERIPSEQGRYHDYYEAFARAVATNGPAPVTAEEAIAALAVLDAARQSAAEGRTVHI; from the coding sequence ATGCGTATCGGATTGGTCGGATATGGAACGGGCGGGCGACATTTCCACGCCCCCTTCATTGCCGCTGCACGTGGCGTCGAGCTGGCGGGCGTGGTGGCGCGCGCTCCGGAAACGATTGCCGGGGTACGGACGGATCTACCGGATGTTCCTATCTATCTGAGCCTTTCGGCGATGATCAAAGCCGGCGGGATCGATGCGGTGACGGTCACCACGCCACCGCAGACGCGCCGGGAACTCGTCCTCGAAGCCATTGACGCCGGACTTCACGTCGTCGCCGATAAGCCCTTTGCACCCAGTGCCGAGGCTGGCCGGGAGCTCGATCTTGCCGCAAAGCGAAGGGGCATCGTCCTCGGCGTGTTCCACAATCGGCGCTTGGATGCTGATGTTCTCACGCTTCGCAAGGTGCTGCTATCCGGTCGGCTCGGGCGCCTCTGGCGTATCCACTCTCGAATGGATCTCGACGATCCCCATACGCTGGAGGCTGGACCGACCGGCGGTCTGCTTCGGGACCTCGGCAGTCATCTGGTCGACCAGATGCTCTGGCTCCTCGGCCCGGCTCAATCGGTCACAGCTCATTGGGACCTCGTCGAGCGGGCGGAGGGCCAGACCGATGCAAGCTTCGTCCTGGCGATCGCGCATGCCTCCGGCGTTCATTCGCACCTTTCGGCTAGCAAGCTCAACCGCCTTGCCGTCCGAGAGTTTCGAGCTTACGGCGCAGAGGGAAGCTATGTTTCTTCCGGAACGGACGTGCAGGCGCAGGCAATCTTCGCCGGGAAGCGCCCGGCCGACGACCTCGAAGCCTGGGGATACGAGGCCCCTGACCTTTGGGGAACCCTCAGAACGGCCGAGGTCTCGGAGCGCATCCCGTCCGAACAAGGCCGGTATCACGACTACTATGAAGCTTTCGCCCGGGCGGTCGCGACGAACGGGCCGGCGCCCGTGACGGCCGAAGAGGCGATCGCGGCTCTTGCAGTACTCGATGCGGCAAGGCAGAGCGCAGCCGAGGGGCGCACTGTCCATATCTGA
- a CDS encoding MurR/RpiR family transcriptional regulator, producing MRFSDLKINQSVDDLKRKIVSGRIAVRGAQGTVLGMLLARPDLVAFGTVQSVASECGVSGTTIVRVACKVGYSNFREMKIAFQKHIVETRKG from the coding sequence ATGCGGTTCTCGGACCTAAAGATTAATCAGAGCGTAGATGATCTGAAACGGAAAATTGTCTCTGGCAGGATCGCAGTGCGTGGCGCTCAGGGGACGGTTTTGGGGATGCTCTTGGCCCGTCCCGATCTCGTTGCGTTTGGAACGGTGCAGTCTGTCGCCAGCGAATGCGGAGTCTCTGGGACCACGATCGTTCGGGTTGCATGCAAGGTCGGCTATTCCAACTTCAGAGAAATGAAGATTGCTTTTCAGAAGCACATTGTTGAGACCCGCAAAGGGTAG
- a CDS encoding helix-turn-helix domain-containing protein, whose product MDTFALNLRRRAEQLGISNAEVARRAGLSDRRYGNYVSGAREPDLSTLVRIADVLGISVDELLGVNTTESKVRTVEEQFQDRIAVALKALKSEDLQRIALMIEALASSHPKQPA is encoded by the coding sequence ATGGATACCTTTGCCCTGAACCTACGTCGCCGCGCTGAACAGCTTGGAATTTCGAACGCGGAAGTGGCTCGCCGCGCCGGCCTGAGCGACCGGCGCTATGGAAACTACGTCAGCGGAGCGCGCGAACCGGACCTTTCCACTTTGGTCCGCATAGCCGACGTCTTAGGTATCAGCGTCGACGAGCTACTGGGAGTGAATACTACCGAGAGCAAGGTCCGCACCGTCGAAGAGCAATTCCAAGACCGCATCGCTGTCGCGCTCAAGGCTTTGAAAAGCGAGGACCTACAGCGAATTGCCCTGATGATCGAAGCATTAGCATCGTCGCACCCGAAACAACCCGCATAG
- a CDS encoding LysR family transcriptional regulator — MELRQLSYFVAVAEELHFNRAAARMCIAQPALSAHIQALEKELGVRLLERSTRRVELTRAGEAFYDRAVRIIGDVGLSMDVARSVAGKAARTIKIGTVYPATIGVLPAFLARIGRKFPDVTLHVTSGSTSDIIRSIENGQINLGFIRPVENIGSLRFFSIAHERYLLAVEKRSPLALRSEVDIEDLRLEKIIAFSRQNLSYSERYFSEMFETHGLTGNIAYSCDDTFSLVSLVSAGLGIGFAPEWMKDLPNRNFELRPVRGVDLKIGLGVAWNKDDPTASRDDIIDIARSLARPGR; from the coding sequence ATGGAACTCCGCCAACTTTCCTACTTCGTTGCGGTCGCTGAGGAACTGCATTTCAACCGTGCGGCTGCGCGGATGTGCATTGCCCAGCCGGCGCTGAGCGCGCATATCCAGGCGCTGGAGAAGGAGCTGGGGGTGCGGCTGCTCGAACGGTCGACGCGGCGGGTAGAACTGACGCGGGCAGGGGAGGCGTTCTACGATCGAGCCGTCCGGATCATTGGCGACGTCGGGCTCTCTATGGACGTGGCGCGATCGGTTGCGGGCAAGGCGGCGCGCACGATCAAGATCGGAACCGTCTATCCGGCGACCATTGGCGTGCTGCCGGCGTTCCTGGCTCGTATTGGCCGGAAGTTTCCGGACGTTACCCTGCATGTGACAAGCGGCTCGACCAGCGACATCATACGGTCAATCGAGAACGGCCAGATCAATCTCGGCTTCATCCGCCCGGTCGAAAACATCGGCTCCTTGCGCTTCTTCTCGATCGCACATGAGCGCTACCTGCTGGCGGTCGAAAAGAGGAGCCCGCTCGCACTTCGAAGCGAGGTCGACATCGAGGACCTTCGCTTAGAGAAGATCATCGCCTTTTCACGTCAGAACCTTTCCTATTCCGAACGCTATTTCTCCGAGATGTTCGAGACCCATGGGCTGACCGGCAACATCGCCTACAGCTGCGATGACACTTTCTCGTTGGTATCGCTGGTCTCGGCCGGCCTTGGCATCGGCTTTGCGCCGGAATGGATGAAGGACTTGCCGAACCGGAACTTCGAGCTCAGACCCGTGCGCGGTGTCGATCTGAAGATCGGGCTTGGGGTTGCTTGGAACAAAGACGATCCGACGGCGTCGCGCGACGACATCATTGACATTGCCCGATCGCTGGCGCGGCCGGGCAGATAA
- a CDS encoding cold-shock protein, whose amino-acid sequence MATGTVKFFNQDKGFGFITPDDGGTDVFVHVSALQGATSLRDGQKVSYELGQDRKTGKSKAENVRSA is encoded by the coding sequence ATGGCCACCGGTACCGTTAAGTTTTTCAACCAGGACAAGGGTTTTGGTTTTATCACGCCCGACGACGGTGGAACGGACGTCTTTGTCCATGTGTCGGCGCTTCAAGGCGCGACGTCACTGCGCGACGGTCAAAAGGTCAGCTATGAGCTTGGTCAGGACCGCAAGACCGGAAAATCGAAGGCCGAAAACGTCAGGTCAGCCTGA
- the hisD gene encoding histidinol dehydrogenase yields the protein MSTPKISMYRLSELTPDQRNDLLQRAESDITAFTDRVVPIIEDVRVRGDEALADFARTLDKANLSPKDIRATPQEFATARSLVDPDLIETLHFAADNIRHFHEKQLPDTLSLHETHQGVIVGDRWTPIDSVACYVPRGKGSFPSSVLMTAIPAKVAGVKKVVVITPPGPDGTVDPATLVAAEIAGVEAVFKCGGAQGIAAVAYGTETVPRCSKVVGPGSPWVVAAKKLLSSVIDPGSPAGPSELLIYSDATVSADLVAMDLCVESEHGPDSSVFLVTSNEIFAEEVAQRIPDHWARMTPNRADFSRTVLTGRKGGIVVAPSEEEAFAFINDYAAEHLAVLAENAWQYLPQIRHAGEILLGPHSAIGIANFVLGPSHVLPTGGAAKTASPLAVFDFLKRTSIASMSQDAYSRFAPHAERLGRYEGFVGHANSVSSLRLAAIR from the coding sequence ATGTCCACCCCCAAGATCTCGATGTATCGGCTGTCAGAGCTGACACCGGACCAGCGCAACGACCTCTTGCAGCGCGCCGAGAGCGACATCACCGCCTTCACCGACCGCGTCGTTCCGATCATCGAAGACGTACGCGTAAGAGGCGATGAAGCCCTTGCCGATTTTGCCCGTACGCTGGACAAGGCGAACCTGTCGCCAAAGGACATCAGGGCAACACCACAGGAGTTCGCCACAGCTCGGTCGCTGGTCGATCCGGATCTGATCGAGACGCTCCACTTTGCCGCCGACAACATCCGGCATTTCCACGAGAAGCAACTTCCCGACACCCTGTCTCTGCACGAGACACACCAGGGTGTGATCGTCGGCGATCGCTGGACACCGATCGATTCGGTCGCCTGTTACGTCCCACGCGGTAAAGGCTCGTTTCCAAGCTCTGTGCTGATGACGGCAATCCCGGCAAAGGTGGCAGGTGTAAAAAAAGTCGTTGTAATCACCCCGCCGGGCCCGGACGGCACGGTGGATCCGGCCACGTTGGTCGCCGCCGAAATCGCAGGCGTCGAGGCGGTGTTCAAATGTGGCGGCGCACAAGGCATTGCCGCGGTGGCCTACGGAACGGAGACCGTACCCAGATGCTCGAAGGTTGTCGGCCCGGGAAGTCCGTGGGTGGTCGCCGCCAAAAAACTCCTCTCGTCGGTAATCGACCCCGGTAGCCCCGCGGGCCCAAGTGAACTGCTCATCTATTCCGATGCGACGGTTTCTGCCGACCTGGTCGCGATGGATCTGTGCGTCGAGTCCGAGCACGGCCCCGACTCATCGGTCTTTCTCGTAACGTCGAACGAGATCTTCGCGGAGGAAGTGGCCCAACGCATTCCCGATCACTGGGCAAGAATGACGCCCAATCGCGCCGACTTCTCGCGTACCGTGCTGACCGGCCGCAAAGGCGGCATCGTTGTCGCCCCCAGTGAAGAAGAGGCCTTCGCCTTTATCAACGACTATGCTGCTGAGCATCTGGCCGTGCTCGCCGAAAACGCCTGGCAATACCTGCCGCAAATCCGTCATGCCGGCGAGATCCTGCTCGGGCCGCATTCCGCCATAGGCATCGCCAATTTCGTCCTTGGCCCGAGCCATGTGCTGCCGACTGGCGGCGCCGCCAAAACCGCATCCCCGCTCGCCGTATTCGACTTCCTGAAGCGCACATCGATCGCCTCCATGTCGCAGGATGCGTATAGTCGGTTCGCGCCGCATGCCGAAAGGCTCGGCCGCTACGAGGGATTCGTTGGTCACGCCAATTCGGTTTCGTCGCTGCGGCTTGCCGCTATCCGCTGA
- a CDS encoding ABC transporter ATP-binding protein: MEKLLIRDLTKTFASSRSKKERLTVLDNVSLAIQENEFISLVGASGCGKSTLLSIIAGLQTHDEGELKVDGTDILGPGADRGVVFQSYTLLPWLTAKKNVEFALEATGHPRSETGDMAMAQLKLVGLEAFADRYPAQLSGGMKQRVAIARALSYKPKLLLMDEPFGALDALTRVQMQELLTSVWEREKLTVIFVTHDVEEAVFLSDRIFVMASNPGRIKKIFDVPLPRPRSPETHRLAEFAALQADVLGSIRSEMRDH, from the coding sequence ATGGAAAAGCTTCTCATTCGTGACCTCACGAAAACCTTTGCCTCCAGCCGCTCCAAGAAGGAACGCCTGACGGTTCTCGACAATGTCTCCTTGGCCATCCAGGAGAACGAATTCATCTCGCTTGTTGGCGCGTCGGGTTGCGGCAAGAGCACGCTGCTCTCCATCATCGCCGGCCTGCAAACGCACGACGAGGGCGAATTGAAGGTCGATGGCACGGACATTCTCGGACCCGGTGCTGACCGCGGGGTGGTGTTCCAGAGCTACACGCTGCTGCCATGGCTGACGGCGAAGAAGAACGTCGAGTTCGCGCTCGAGGCGACCGGCCATCCGCGATCGGAAACCGGCGACATGGCCATGGCACAATTGAAGCTGGTCGGTCTCGAAGCCTTCGCCGACCGCTATCCGGCCCAGCTTTCCGGCGGGATGAAACAGCGGGTGGCAATCGCCCGTGCGCTCTCCTACAAGCCGAAGCTCCTTTTGATGGACGAACCCTTCGGGGCCCTGGACGCCCTGACGCGCGTGCAGATGCAGGAATTGCTGACCAGCGTCTGGGAACGTGAGAAATTGACGGTCATCTTCGTGACGCACGACGTGGAGGAAGCCGTCTTCCTGTCGGACCGAATCTTCGTGATGGCCTCCAACCCCGGGCGTATCAAGAAGATCTTCGATGTGCCCCTTCCACGCCCGAGAAGCCCGGAAACGCATCGGCTCGCCGAGTTTGCAGCCCTTCAGGCGGACGTCCTCGGCAGCATCCGGTCCGAAATGCGCGATCACTGA
- a CDS encoding ABC transporter permease — MAKPRKKSILSMQAEISPATYATISLCSFAIFFALWWGIAEAGLIRPIFLPSPGAIVARLWSLAADGTLAGDVASSVYRIGVGFIAASVTALAVGVLIGNYRFWDAAIEPFLDFIRYMPVVAFVPLTILWTGTSDTQKFLIIWIGTFFQQALMFMDNIKRVPPDFIGFGRTVGLSDFKIVTRIILPSAAPQIWDTLRVSLGWAWTWVVLAELVAANSGLGYRITVAQRYFQTDTAIGYIVVLGILGLISDQVMKFLGKRMFRYEGKH; from the coding sequence ATGGCCAAGCCAAGAAAGAAGTCCATTCTCAGCATGCAGGCTGAGATCTCACCCGCCACCTATGCGACCATCTCGCTATGTTCGTTTGCAATCTTCTTCGCGCTCTGGTGGGGCATCGCGGAGGCCGGGCTCATACGGCCGATCTTCCTCCCCTCGCCAGGCGCCATCGTCGCCCGGCTCTGGAGCCTCGCCGCAGATGGCACGCTCGCCGGCGACGTCGCAAGCAGCGTCTACCGCATCGGTGTCGGCTTCATCGCCGCGTCGGTCACGGCACTCGCCGTAGGCGTACTCATCGGCAACTACAGGTTCTGGGACGCCGCGATCGAACCGTTTCTCGACTTCATCCGCTACATGCCCGTCGTCGCCTTCGTTCCGCTGACGATCCTCTGGACCGGGACGTCCGACACCCAGAAATTCCTGATCATCTGGATCGGCACCTTCTTTCAGCAGGCACTGATGTTCATGGACAACATCAAGCGCGTACCGCCGGATTTCATCGGATTTGGGAGAACCGTGGGCCTGAGTGACTTCAAGATTGTCACCAGGATCATCCTGCCCTCCGCCGCGCCTCAGATCTGGGACACGCTCAGAGTATCGCTCGGCTGGGCCTGGACATGGGTCGTCCTTGCGGAACTTGTCGCTGCCAACAGTGGCCTCGGCTACCGCATCACCGTGGCGCAGCGCTATTTTCAGACAGACACGGCCATCGGCTACATCGTGGTGCTCGGCATCCTCGGGCTGATCAGCGACCAGGTCATGAAATTTCTCGGCAAGCGCATGTTCCGCTACGAGGGGAAACACTGA